A part of Bombus affinis isolate iyBomAffi1 chromosome 12, iyBomAffi1.2, whole genome shotgun sequence genomic DNA contains:
- the LOC126922374 gene encoding cytochrome P450 18a1 yields the protein MLVEHATQWAWQAMGGTRIEVLYTFLVFLGVLLVVRCMQWLRYVRSLPPGPWGVPVFGYLPFLKGDVHLRYGELAKKYGPMFSARLGTQLVVVLSDHRTIRDTFRREEFTGRPHTEFINILGGYGIINTEGAMWKDQRKFLHDKLRGFGMTYMGGGKKIMESRIMREVKTFLRGLVTKRGTPTDVSASLGMSISNVICSIIMGVRFQHGDKRFKRFMDLIEEGFKLFGSMAAVNFIPVMRYLPCLQKVRNKIAENRAEMADFFQEAVDQHRATFDESTLRDLVDAYLLEIEKAKGEGRATTLFQGKNHDRQMQQILGDLFSAGMETVKTTLEWAIILMLHHPDAATAVQEELDQVVGKSRMPALEDLPFLPITEATILEVLRRSSIVPLGTTHATTRDVTLHGYTIPAGSQVVPLLHAVHMDPELWEEPEEFRPSRFLSAEGKVQKPEYFMPFGVGRRMCLGDVLARMELFLFFSSLMHTFELRSPQGSSLPSLRGNAGVTVTPDPFDVCLVPRNLDLIEDASNDVIPSGAILRNIGSH from the exons ATGTTAGTGGAACACGCGACACAATGGGCTTGGCAAGCAATGGGTGGCACGAGAATCGAGGTCCTTTACACGTTTCTCGTGTTCTTAGGTGTATTATTGGTAGTAAGGTGCATGCAATGGCTTAGGTATGTGCGCTCTTTGCCTCCAGGGCCTTGGGGTGTACCCGTGTTTGGTTATTTGCCATTCTTGAAAGGCGACGTTCACCTCCGGTACGGAGAACTCGCAAAGAAGTATGGTCCAATGTTCAGTGCTCGACTAGGAACGCAACTGGTGGTTGTTCTTAGCGATCATCGTACGATTCGCGACACGTTTCGTCGGGAAGAGTTTACTGGCAGACCGCATACCGAGTTCATCAACATCCTCGGTGGATATG GTATTATCAACACCGAAGGTGCTATGTGGAAAGACCAAAGAAAATTTCTTCACGATAAGCTCAGAGGCTTCGGCATGACCTATATGGGCGGTGGGAAGAAAATTATGGAATCGAGAATCATG CGCGAGGTTAAGACGTTCCTTCGTGGATTGGTGACGAAACGAGGAACACCGACAGACGTTTCAGCTTCCCTTGGAATGTCGATCAGCAACGTTATATGTTCCATTATAATGGGAGTGCGTTTCCAACATGGCGACAAAAGGTTCAAAAGATTCATGGACTTGATCGAGGAAGGTTTCAAGCTGTTCGGTAGTATGGCCGCTGTCAACTTTATTCCTGTGATGCGTTACTTGCCTTGCCTGCAAAAGGTTCGCAACAAGATTGCGGAAAATCGCGCGGAAATGGCCGATTTCTTCCAAGAGGCGGTCGATCAACATCGAGCAACGTTCGACGAAAGCACTTTACGAGACCTTGTCGACGCTTATCTGCTCGAGATCGAGAAAGCGAAGGGAGAAGGTCGCGCGACTACGCTCTTTCAAGGGAAAAATCATG ATCGCCAGATGCAACAAATTCTCGGTGATCTGTTCTCTGCCGGTATGGAAACGGTGAAGACCACGCTCGAATGGGCAATAATCTTGATGCTACATCATCCGGATGCGGCAACTGCCGTACAGGAAGAATTGGACCAAGTGGTAGGAAAATCGAGGATGCCTGCTTTGGAGGATCTACCTTTTCTTCCGATAACCGAAGCGACGATACTCGAGGTTCTTAGGCGGTCGAGTATTGTCCCTTTGGGAACCACACACGCAACGACGAG AGATGTGACGTTGCACGGTTACACGATACCAGCTGGATCGCAAGTGGTACCGTTGTTGCATGCCGTGCATATGGATCCAGAACTTTGGGAGGAGCCCGAGGAGTTTCGACCGAGTCGGTTTCTCTCGGCCGAAGGTAAAGTCCAGAAACCGGAATACTTTATGCCTTTCGGTGTCGGCAGACGTATGTGCCTGGGCGATGTGTTGGCACGCATGGAGTTATTCTTGTTCTTTAGTTCGTTGATGCACACGTTCGAGTTGCGATCGCCGCAGGGCTCGTCCTTGCCGAGTTTGCGCGGCAACGCCGGTGTCACCGTCACGCCTGACCCCTTTGACGTTTGTTTGGTACCAAGAAATTTGGATCTCATCGAAGATGCGAGCAACGATGTGATCCCCTCCGGCGCTATTCTGCGGAATATCGGCAGTCACTGA
- the LOC126922375 gene encoding cytochrome P450 306a1, with amino-acid sequence MNFIYAIFVLFVSVLVYVFYINRKIRRLPPGPWQLPIVGYLPWIDAKKPHETLTNLSRVYGPICGFRMGSVYTVLLSDPQLIKQTFSKDMSTGRAPLYLTHGIMKGYGLVCAEGERWKDQRKFVSNCLRNFGMIKHEGPKREKMEKRISDAANECATALKNRGANGPIDPLNTLHHCMGNLVNSIVFGKTYKEEDEVWKWLRHLQEEGVKEIGVAGPLNFLPFLRFLPRYGRTIQSIVDGKEKTHKVYRQILEEHRAKITQASENTDRVESFLAAFDEQMRKENGTKSEFFTEPQLYHLLADLFGAGTDTTLTTFRWFLLFMATHPMEQEKIQSEMDLCLKEGEQPTLDDRIAMPRLEAAIAEVQRIRTVTPLGIPHGTSEDMQIGDYDVPRGTMIVPMQWAIHTDPAYWQDPLEFRPDRFLSDDGSFFKPESFLPFQSGKRICVGEELAKMVLFLFAGRILRAFVISVPPDEIVDLEGDCGITLVPKPHRLMFVPRHQ; translated from the exons ATGAACTTCATTTACGCGATATTCGTTTTATTCGTATCCGTTCTTGTATACGTTTTCTATATAAATCGAAAGATACGTCGTCTACCACCTGGTCCTTGGCAACTTCCGATCGTCGGCTATCTTCCATGGATCGATGCAAAAAAACCACACGAAACTCTGACGAATTTATCCAGAGTTTACGGTCCTATATGCGGCTTTCGCATGGGTTCCGTTTATACCGTTTTATTGTCGGATCCTCAATTAATAAAGCAGACCTTCTCGAAGGATATGTCCACCGGTAGGGCACCTTTGTACCTTACACACGGAATTATGAAAGGATATG GTTTAGTTTGCGCGGAGGGAGAACGGTGGAAGGATCAGAGAAAATTCGTTAGCAATTGCTTACGAAACTTTGGGATGATAAAGCACGAAGgaccaaagcgagagaaaatggAGAAACGAATATCCGATGCAGCAAATGAATGTGCAACG GCACTGAAAAATCGCGGGGCAAATGGACCGATTGATCCATTAAATACGCTTCATCATTGTATGGGTAATCTCGTTAATAGCATCGTATTTGGAAAAACCTATAAAGAGGAAGACGAAGTTTGGAAATGGCTAAGACATTTGCAAGAAGAAGGAGTGAAAGAAATTGGTGTCGCTGGACCGCTCAACTTTTTACCTTTTCTCAG ATTCTTACCACGATACGGCCGAACGATACAATCAATCGTCGATGGAAAGGAGAAAACGCATAAAGTATATCGGCAAATACTCGAAGAACACCGTGCGAAGATCACGCAAGCATCAGAGAATACGGATAGAGTCGAGAGCTTTTTAGCAGCATTCGACGAACAAATGAGGAAAGAAAACGGCACAAAATCCGAGTTTTTCACAGAACCCCAACTGTACCATTTATTGGCGGATCTCTTTGGTGCTGGAACTGATACTACTTTGACCACCTTTCGTTGGTTCCTCTTATTCATGGCTACCCATCCTATGGAGCAG GAAAAGATACAATCGGAGATGGATCTATGTTTGAAGGAAGGGGAGCAGCCGACTCTAGACGATAGAATCGCTATGCCTCGTCTCGAAGCTGCTATAGCCGAAGTGCAAAGGATAAGGACTGTTACACCACTCGGTATTCCTCATGGAACATCAGAG GATATGCAGATAGGTGATTACGATGTACCACGCGGTACCATGATCGTGCCGATGCAGTGGGCTATTCACACCGATCCTGCTTACTGGCAAGATCCTCTCGAATTTCGACCCGACAGATTCCTATCCGATGATGGAAGTTTCTTCAAACCGGAATCGTTTCTCCCATTTCAAAGTG GAAAACGCATTTGCGTCGGAGAGGAACTCGCTAAGATGGTACTATTTTTGTTCGCCGGGAGGATACTGCGTGCATTCGTTATATCCGTACCACCGGACGAGATCGTCGATCTCGAAGGCGATTGCGGCATTACGTTAGTCCCGAAACCACATCGCTTGATGTTCGTTCCGCGACATCAATAA